In the Desulfovibrio sp. Huiquan2017 genome, CCGACGGGCTCAAACCCGCCGCCCGGCGCGCCGGGTAAATGGTGGCCACGAAACAGAGCAGAAAAGCGGCGGCCCCGATGGTGAACAGGTCAAGCGCCTCCAGGCGCACGGGCAGGTAGTCGACGGGGTAAACGTTGCTCGGCAACTTGATGAACTGATACTCCTTGAGAAGCAGGCTCAACGGCACGCCGAGGAGGAAGCCGAAGAGCGTCCCGGCCAGGCCGATGAACGTCCCCTGGAGCATGAAAATGTTGCGGATGCTGCGTTTGTCCGCGCCCAGCGACATGAGGACGGCGATGTCCTTGGTCTTCTGGATGACCAGCATAACCAAGGTGGTGACGATGGAAAAGGACCCCACCAGGACGATCATGGCCAGGATGATGAACATGGCCGTTTTTTCAAGCTCCAGCGCGGCGAAGAGATTGGCGTTCATTTCCTGCCAGTTGCGTACGTAGACCGTAAAGGACGAGACCTTGTCGCGCAGATCGTTTGAAATCTGTTTGACATTATACACGTCGTTCACGCTGATCTCCAGGCCGGAAACCACGTCGCCCTTGAAGCCGAGCAGCTGACGGGCCGCCGGGATGCTGACGTAGCCCATGGAGGAATCGTATTCGAACATGCCGGTACGAAAAATGCCGGCCACGGCGAAGCGGCGAACCTTGGGAGCGAAACCGGCCGAACTGGTCCGCCCCGAGGGCGAGAGCAGATTGACCAGGGATCCCTCGGTCAGGCCGAGACGCTTGGCCAGCTCCGAGCCGATGATGATCCCGGGGAAGTCCCCGTTGTCGTTGAGGCGGTTGACGCTGCCGCTGACCATGTCTTTGGACAGGGACAGGACCGAAGACGAGGTGGAGGGGTCGATGCCGCGCAGGACCACGCCCTTGACCCCGGTACGGGTGGACAGCATGACCTCGGAATAGACAAAGGGCGTCACACCCGTGACGCCCGGAACTTTTTTCGCCTCGTCGGCCAGTTCCTCGTAATCGCTGATGCCGCCGCGCAGCGAGGTGATCAGGATATGCGCGTTGACCCCGAGGATTTTGTCCCGCAGGTCGGTGGAAAAACCGTTCATAACCCCGATGACCACGATGAGCGCCCCCACGCCGATGGCCACCCCGCAAACCGCAAACAACGATATGACGGAAATGAACGACTGCTTGCGCAGGGCGAACAGATATCTCAGTGCGACGAAACTCTCAAACCGCATAACCCCTACCCGACCTCAGGCCTGAGCAGCGGGAAGAGGATGACCTCGCGGATGGAAGCGGAGTCCGTGAGCAGCATCACCAGGCGGTCGATGCCGATGCCCTGCCCGGCAGCCGGGGGCATGCCGTATTCCAGGGCGCGGACATAGTCCTCATCCATGAAGTGGGCCTCTTCGTCGCCAGCCTCCTTTTCCTGAACCTGGACCTCGAAACGACCGCGCTGGTCAACGGGATCGTTCAGTTCGGAAAAGGCGTTGGCCAACTCGCGGCCGGTCATGAACAATTCGAAGCGGTCGGTTATGTCGGGATTGTCCTCGTTTCGGCGGGACAACGGCGAAATATCGGTCGGGTAATGATAGATGAAGTGAGGCTGGACCAGCCGGGGTTCCACCAGCAGGTCGAAGAGCTTGGCCTGGAGCTTGCCGAGCTTCTCGCCCTTGATAATCTTCTCGCCTTTTTCCTTCACCAGGGCCGCGCACTTGTCGTAATCCGTGTAGACCTCGGGGGAAACGCCGCCGATCTTCTCCAGGGATTCGTGAAACGGCAGACGCGTCCAGGCACCCGGGGACAGGTCGATCATCTCGCCCTGGTACGGGACCACGGTGTCCCCGGTAACCTTCTTGGCCACGCGGGAGAAAATCTCCTCGGTCAGGTCCATGAGGTCCATGAAGTCCGCATATGCCCAGTAAAATTCGAGCATGGTGAACTCGGGATTGTGCTGGGTGTCCATGCCTTCGTTGCGGAAATTACGGTTGATCTCGTAGACCCGTTCAAAGCCACCCACCAAAAGGCGCTTCAAGTAGAGCTCGGGCGCGATGCGCATGTACAGCTTCATGTCCATGGCGTTGTGATGGGTCTCGAAGGGCTTGGCCGTGGCCCCGCCGGGGATGGCCTGCATCATGGGCGTCTCCACTTCCATGAAGCCCTTTTCATCGAGAATCGTCCGCAATTCCCGGATGATGGCCGTTCTGGCCTGGAAAATCTCCTTGGTCCGGGGAGTGACGATAAGGTCCACATAGCGCTGGCGGTAGCGCGTCTCCACGTCCTTGAGCCCATGGTATTTCTCGGGCAGAGGGCGCATGGACTTGGTCACCAGCTGAAAATGCCGGGTCTTGACGGTCAGTTCGCCGGTCTTGGTTCGGAACAGGGAGCCGGTCACGCCGACGATGTCGCCGATGTCGGTCTTCTTGAACAACTGATATTCATCGGGGCCGAGTTCGTCGCGGGCGGCGTAGACCTGGATGTTCCCGCTGCGGTCCTGCATGTGGAAGAAGGTGACCTTGCCGAAAGAACGGTAGGAAACCACCCGTCCGGCGATAGTGAACTGAACGTCCGTATTCTCGAAATCCTCGCCGTCCATATCTCCGCACTGATCCCAGATGGCCTGTATTTCGGAATCACGCCGAAAGTCGTTGGGGTACAGGGGGATATCGTTATCCATGAGAAGACACGCTTTTTCCACGCGCGTCTTGATGACGGAGTTGAGTTCGTCCTTGGCCTGAAGGGCCTCCAACATGTGGGTGAACCGGGCCGCGTTCGGCGACTTGGTTGCCAGCTTAATTTTCTTTTCTTTTTTAGTATCTTGTGCCAAAATTTTTTTCCCTGTTTCCCACTAAATCTAGAAAAATTCGAAAGACGTTGATTCCGTAAGCCATATAACGGATGCCGTCAAGAAAATGGGAGCCTTAGCCCCCGGTAAAAGCGTATTCGCATTTTCCTGAAAAAGTCTACTTTTTTTGCTTGACCCTCCGAAACGATTTGTTTAAACACTCTCTCGCTTCGACGAAAAAATGTTCCCCAGTAGCTCAATTGGCAGAGCGGGTGACTGTTAATCACTAGGTTCGCGGTTCAAGTCCGTGCTGGGGAGCCAAAGAGAACAAGGCCCTTACGAGAAATCGTAAGGGCTTTTTCTTGTCCCGTTCCCGGCCCCCACGCCCCCTATTCTTCGCGACGCAGTAGACACTTCTTCGCAGCCCCGCGCCGCCAACAAGTTATAATCACATAGGCGATATTTTTCTGGTATCATTCTATCTTGACATTATAACCATATGCATTTTCAAAACTTTTCATGACGATGCATAACGGGAGGAAAGAATGAGCCTGAGAGTGAAGCTGTATTCGGCCATAGGACTGCTGCTGGCCGTGGGGCTGGCCATGTTCGTGGCCACCGTGATCATTACCTCGGCACAGGAGCACGATGGGCTGGTCGTCAATCTGGCGGGCCGCCAACGCATGCTCAGCCAGAAAATGGCCAAGGAGGCCCTGCTTTACCTTGAGGAACGTCAGGCCGGACGGGATGGAGCCGAACTCGGCGGGCAGGTCCGAGCCACTTCGCGCCTGTTCCGTCAGACCCTGGCCGCCCTGACCGACTCGGGACCGGCCCCGATAACAGCCGACCCAGACGGCGAAACGCGGGATCTGCCCGCCCCGTCGGACGCGGTCCGAGAACAATTGCTCAAGGTCCAGCAGCTCTGGACACGCTACAGCTCCGCCCTGGACGACATCCTGGAGCGCCAAGTCCTGAATGACGACTTCAACAAGAAGAGCCTGGCCGTGCTGGTCAACATGAACCAGGCCGTGGCCATGATGCAGGGCGAGTCCGAGAGCCGGGTGGACGGTCTGCTCGCCTCGCAGGTCGTCGGCATAGCCATTATGATCCTGACCACCCTGATCAGTTTCCTGGCCATCCAGCGCAAGCTGATCCGACCACTGCACGACTTCAGTTCGACCATGGACAACATCTGCCGGGGCGACCTGACCCAGGTTTGCTTCAGTCCGCAAAACGATGAAATCGGCCTGGTCGCGCGCACGTTGAGTTCCATGGAGGATAAGCTCAAGGGCGTGGTCAGCCACGCCAAGGACTCCACCGTGACCATGGCCGACCGCAGCTCGAGCCTGAACGACATGGCCTCCACCCTGGCCCAGAACGCCACGCGGCAGGCCGGTTCCGTCAGCGAAATAGCCTCCCTGATGGAGGGCATGAACGCCAATATCTCCACCACGGCCGCCAACTCCCGGGAAACCTATCAATTGGCCACCAAGGCGGCCGAGGACGCC is a window encoding:
- a CDS encoding lipoprotein-releasing ABC transporter permease subunit; the encoded protein is MRFESFVALRYLFALRKQSFISVISLFAVCGVAIGVGALIVVIGVMNGFSTDLRDKILGVNAHILITSLRGGISDYEELADEAKKVPGVTGVTPFVYSEVMLSTRTGVKGVVLRGIDPSTSSSVLSLSKDMVSGSVNRLNDNGDFPGIIIGSELAKRLGLTEGSLVNLLSPSGRTSSAGFAPKVRRFAVAGIFRTGMFEYDSSMGYVSIPAARQLLGFKGDVVSGLEISVNDVYNVKQISNDLRDKVSSFTVYVRNWQEMNANLFAALELEKTAMFIILAMIVLVGSFSIVTTLVMLVIQKTKDIAVLMSLGADKRSIRNIFMLQGTFIGLAGTLFGFLLGVPLSLLLKEYQFIKLPSNVYPVDYLPVRLEALDLFTIGAAAFLLCFVATIYPARRAAGLSPSEALRYE
- the lysS gene encoding lysine--tRNA ligase, which encodes MLEALQAKDELNSVIKTRVEKACLLMDNDIPLYPNDFRRDSEIQAIWDQCGDMDGEDFENTDVQFTIAGRVVSYRSFGKVTFFHMQDRSGNIQVYAARDELGPDEYQLFKKTDIGDIVGVTGSLFRTKTGELTVKTRHFQLVTKSMRPLPEKYHGLKDVETRYRQRYVDLIVTPRTKEIFQARTAIIRELRTILDEKGFMEVETPMMQAIPGGATAKPFETHHNAMDMKLYMRIAPELYLKRLLVGGFERVYEINRNFRNEGMDTQHNPEFTMLEFYWAYADFMDLMDLTEEIFSRVAKKVTGDTVVPYQGEMIDLSPGAWTRLPFHESLEKIGGVSPEVYTDYDKCAALVKEKGEKIIKGEKLGKLQAKLFDLLVEPRLVQPHFIYHYPTDISPLSRRNEDNPDITDRFELFMTGRELANAFSELNDPVDQRGRFEVQVQEKEAGDEEAHFMDEDYVRALEYGMPPAAGQGIGIDRLVMLLTDSASIREVILFPLLRPEVG